The Fulvia fulva chromosome 1, complete sequence region AATGCCCAAGGACGCAAGCGTCATCGTCTTCGGCGCCGGCGCAGTAGGGCTCCTATGCGCTGCTGTCGCGAAGCTGAAGGGGGCGAAGAAAGTGGTGATTGCAGACATCGACGCGGGAAGGCTAGATTTTGCAGTGAAGAATGGGTTTGCGCATAGTAGTTACACGGTGCCGATGCGGCGGGGGAAGGATGTGGAGGAGAGTTTGGCGATTGCGAAGGAGACTGCGGCGGAGATTGGGAGGGTTGATGGTGGTGGTGTGGGGGAGGTGGATGTGGTGTTTGAGGCGACGGGGGTGCCGAGTTGTGTGCAGGCGGGGATTTATGTGAGTGTTCTTATCGTACCGCTGCTGGGGCTGGGCTGGGAGTGAGGAAGGGGTTACTGACGTTTCTATGCTAGGCTACAAAACCAGGAGGCCGCATCATGCTCGTGGGCATGGGCCATCCCGTCCAAACCATCCCCCTTGGAGCCGCTGCGTTGCGAGAAGTCGACATCGTAGGCGTGTTCCGATACGCGGATACATACCAGGAAAGCATCGACATCGTGCTCCAAGCGCAGAAATCCGCCGACGGACCTGACTTCTCGAAATTGGTGACGCATCGCTTCAGCGGCCTGCAAGAGGCTGTGAAGGCTTTCGAGATGGCGGGCAAGACGAAGGATGCTGAGGGCAAGTTGGTGATTAAGGTTATTATTGATAGTAGTGATGAGGCTCAGGGCAAGGTATGAATGTGCACTTGCGCACATTTTTGAATAGTGCTGATATGATTCTGGGGATTCAGCAGGTGGCGAAGTTGTTAGTGAGTGAGTGAGTGAGTGTGGTTGTGCATAGCGATAGGGAGTTGAGGTGGGTAAAACGA contains the following coding sequences:
- a CDS encoding Sorbitol dehydrogenase; the encoded protein is MSTETINASVLHAAKDLRVEQRTLSPPSSNEVQIRIASTGLCGSDLHYYSHFRNGDILVREPLSLGHESAGVITEVGADVSHLSVGDKVALEVGLPCEQCQRCTEGRYNICPNIKFRSSGKAFPHFQGTLQERINHPAKWVYKLPSEISLDVGALLEPLGVALHAFRRSLMPKDASVIVFGAGAVGLLCAAVAKLKGAKKVVIADIDAGRLDFAVKNGFAHSSYTVPMRRGKDVEESLAIAKETAAEIGRVDGGGVGEVDVVFEATGVPSCVQAGIYATKPGGRIMLVGMGHPVQTIPLGAAALREVDIVGVFRYADTYQESIDIVLQAQKSADGPDFSKLVTHRFSGLQEAVKAFEMAGKTKDAEGKLVIKVIIDSSDEAQGKVAKLLVSE